In the genome of Raphanus sativus cultivar WK10039 chromosome 4, ASM80110v3, whole genome shotgun sequence, one region contains:
- the LOC108848947 gene encoding putative serine/threonine-protein kinase, with amino-acid sequence MDYRLPAIIAASATSILILLLLIITIFLCRRRHAIQNHPRRDQTHQQRTTTPNSSTALNPAVSSESTSFDPSITEISMSELSIATNNFSSDLIVGDGSFGLVYRAKLANGPVVAVKKLDRDALQGLREFTAEMETLSSLRHPNIVRILGYCISGPDRVLIYEFLEKGSLDSWLHESNTVNASYALPWATRLRIAYDVAKGLAYLHGLPKPIIHRDIKSSNVLLDPDFGAHIADFGLARSIDASMSHVSTQVAGTMGYMPPEYWEGNTAATVKTDVYSFGVLMLEMATQRRPNWPVVVDDGKEVGLAQWAVMLEGKNRYNEMVEASFVGEMGVDEYFGIASLCIKEASRERPTMSQVVKLLEEVLVSE; translated from the coding sequence ATGGATTACAGACTCCCAGCCATCATCGCCGCCTCGGCGACCTCCATCCTCATCTTACTCCTCctcatcatcaccatcttccTCTGCCGTCGCCGCCACGCCATCCAAAACCACCCCCGCCGCGACCAAACCCACCAACAAAGAACCACCACTCCGAACTCATCCACAGCCCTCAACCCCGCCGTGAGCAGCGAAAGCACGAGCTTCGACCCATCCATCACCGAGATATCCATGTCCGAACTCTCCATAGCAACCAACAACTTCTCCTCTGATCTGATCGTCGGCGACGGGAGCTTCGGCTTGGTCTACCGCGCGAAGCTCGCGAACGGCCCCGTAGTAGCAGTCAAGAAACTCGACCGCGACGCTTTACAAGGACTCCGCGAGTTCACCGCCGAGATGGAAACCTTAAGTAGCTTACGTCACCCGAACATAGTTCGGATCTTGGGTTACTGCATCTCGGGACCGGACCGTGTCTTGATCTACGAGTTCTTGGAGAAAGGGAGCCTTGACTCTTGGCTTCACGAGAGCAACACGGTCAACGCTTCTTACGCGCTACCGTGGGCCACACGCTTGAGGATAGCGTACGATGTGGCCAAAGGCCTGGCTTACCTTCACGGTCTTCCTAAACCGATCATCCACAGAGATATTAAGTCCAGCAACGTGTTGCTTGACCCGGACTTCGGGGCCCATATAGCTGACTTTGGGCTGGCGCGTAGCATCGACGCGTCTATGTCTCATGTCTCCACGCAGGTGGCGGGGACCATGGGGTACATGCCTCCCGAGTATTGGGAAGGGAACACCGCGGCGACGGTGAAGACGGATGTGTATAGTTTTGGGGTTTTGATGTTGGAGATGGCGACACAGAGACGGCCTAACTGGCCGGTGGTTGTGGATGATGGGAAGGAGGTTGGGTTGGCCCAATGGGCTGTGATGTTAGAGGGGAAGAATAGGTATAATGAAATGGTTGAGGCGAGTTTTGTTGGTGAGATGGGTGTGGATGAGTATTTTGGGATTGCGAGTCTTTGTATAAAAGAGGCGAGTAGAGAACGGCCTACGATGAGTCAAGTTGTGAAGCTATTGGAAGAGGTTTTGGTGAGTGAGTGA
- the LOC108855147 gene encoding ubiquitin carboxyl-terminal hydrolase 5, with translation MAEVSMGSSGSSTDLSPEEERVFIKDIAMAAESNSKEGDTFYLITQRWWHEWIEYVNHDQPCNTNDGSSLSEHCDSAGSSIMKKPSMIDNSDLIYDSALEDPSSAGDIIDTLQEGRDYILLPQEVWNQLHSWYGGGPTLARRVISSGLSQTELAVEVYPLRLQLLLMPKSEQSAIRISKKETIRELHRRACEIFELNSDHVRIWDYYGQQKYSLMHDLDKTLDDANLQMDQDILVEVLDRNGTASNAHIQSLHENGLVDEDSTSVLIDPSKSSLTVAGGFSSNRNAFRSGSVEGSQSLDSTYTTGVTTRGSTAGLTGLLNLGNTCFMNSAIQCLVHTPEFASYFQDDYHQEINWQNPLGMVGELALAFGDLLRKLWAPGRTPIAPRPFKAKLARFAPQFSGYNQHDSQELLAFLLDGLHEDLNRVKHKPYLNSRDADGRPDEEVADEFWANHIARNDSIIVDVCQGQYKSTLVCPICNKVSVTFDPFMYLSLPLQFNTTRAITVTVFSCDKTALPSTITVNISKQGRCRDLIQALTSACSLKQSEELKLAEIRNSLIHRLFEDPLIPLSSIKDDDHLAAYKLSKSSENTVLLKLVLRRRDQKGERENPVQLRPYGTPLLSLASRENALTKGKIVCIVENMLSPFRREEPIVTEKGKSDSSIPERRSARLNNSEEDDKNGGSRKAKKGSSSEVIASKLSLQPNDENSRTVKLPDNEAEAIKLPSSATVTIYLDWTAELSGMYDITCLEGLPEVLKYGPATKKARSEPLSLYACLEAFLREEPLVPDEMWFCPQCKERRQASKKLDLWRLPEVLVIHLKRFSYSRSMKHKLETFVNFPIHDLDLTKYVANKNLSQPQLYELYALTNHYGGMGSGHYTAYIKLLEENRWYNFDDSHISHINEDDVKSGAAYVLFYRRKSDDAGGNIKQSII, from the exons ATGGCGGAGGTGTCGATGGGAAGCAGCGGTAGCAGCACGGATCTGTCTCCCGAGGAGGAGCGAGTTTTCATCAAAGACATCGCTATGGCTGCTGAGTCTAACAGCAAAGAAGGCGATACGTTTTACCTCATCACTCAGAG aTGGTGGCATGAGTGGATTGAATATGTTAATCACGACCAGCCGTGCAACACTAATGATGGTTCTTCACTCTCGGAGCATTGCGACTCTGCTGGCTCAAGTATTATGAAGAAGCCTTCTATGATTGATAACTCTGATTTGATCTATGATTCCGCGTTGGAGGACCCGAGTAGCGCTGGCGATATTATTGATACACTTCAGGAAGGCCGGGACTATATTCTGCTCCCGCAAGAAGTGTGGAACCAGTTGCATTCATG GTACGGGGGTGGTCCAACTCTGGCGAGGAGAGTCATTAGCTCGGGTCTCTCGCAAACAGAGTTGGCGGTGGAGGTATACCCTTTACGTCTCCAGCTACTTCTGATGCCAAAAAGTGAACAGAGTGCCATAAGAATAAGCAAAAAG GAAACTATAAGAGAGCTCCATCGAAGAGCCTGTGAAATTTTTGAGCTTAACTCCGACCAT GTACGCATTTGGGATTACTACGGCCAACAAAAATATTCTTTGATGCATGACTTAGATAAGACACTGGACGATGCTAACCTCCAAATGGATCAGGAT ATTTTGGTGGAGGTGCTTGACCGGAATGGTACAGCATCAAATGCTCACATTCAATCTCTTCATGAGAACGGATTGGTGGACGAAGACTCTACTTCTGTTCTCATTGATCCTTCTAAATCGAGCTTGACAGTTGCAGGAGGTTTCTCTTCAAACAGGAACGCATTCAGAAGTGGTAGTGTAGAAGGTTCACAATCTTTAGATAGCACATACACCACTGGTGTCACCACAAGGGGATCCACTGCTGGCTTGACAGGGTTGCTGAATCTCGGGAATACCTGTTTCATGAATAGTGCAATACAGTGCCTGGTTCATACACCTGAGTTTGCTAGTTACTTCCAAGATGATTATCATCAAGAGATAAATTGGCAAAACCCTCTTGGCATGGTT GGAGAATTAGCTCTTGCATTTGGGGACTTGCTTAGGAAGTTATGGGCTCCTGGACGCACACCAATTGCACCCCGTCCATTCAAAGCAAAACTTGCTCGCTTTGCTCCTCAATTCAGTGGATACAATCAACATGATTCTCAG GAGCTTTTAGCGTTTCTGTTGGATGGTCTTCACGAAGATCTAAATCGTGTTAAACACAAACCATATTTAAATTCTCGAGACGCAGATGGTCGCCCTGATGAAGAAGTTGCTGATGAGTTTTGGGCCAATCATATTGCTCGTAATGACTCAATAATCGTTGATGTTTGTCAG GGGCAATATAAGTCAACATTGGTATGCCCAATCTGCAACAAGGTTTCCGTAACATTTGATCCCTTCATGTACCTATCTTTGCCGCTTCAGTTCAACACAACCAGAGCAATAACAGTCACAGTTTTCTCTTGTGATAAAACTGCCTTGCCTTCGACAATCACTGTCAATATTTCAAAGCAGGGACGTTGCAGAGACTTGATCCAGGCATTGACAAGTGCTTGTTCCTTGAAGCAAAGTGAAGAGCTGAAGCTTGCAGAG ATTCGAAATAGTTTGATACATAGATTGTTTGAAGATCCTCTAATTCCATTGTCCTCTATCAAAGACGATGATCACCTTGCTGCATACAAACTTTCAAAGTCTTCAGAGAATACAGTATTGCTCAAACTAGTACTCCGCCGCAGAGATCA GAAAGGGGAACGTGAAAACCCAGTACAGTTGAGACCCTATGGAACGCCTCTTCTCTCATTAGCTTCACGTGAAAATGCGCTCACGAAAGGAAAAATCGTGTGCATTGTCGAAAATATGCTTTCACCTTTTCGGAGGGAAGAACCTATAGTGACCGAGAAAGGAAAGTCTGATTCGAGCATCCCGGAGAGAAGGTCAGCGCGGCTTAATAATTCTGAGGAAGATGATAAAAACGGTGGATCGAGAAAAGCCAAGAAAGGCAGTTCTTCCGAAGTGATTGCATCGAAGTTATCCCTGCAACCCAACGATGAAAATAGCAGAACGGTTAAACTGCCAGACAATGAAGCGGAAGCTATTAAATTGCCATCATCTGCAACGGTAACCATATATTTGGATTGGACAGCAGAACTTTCTGGTATGTATGATATAACTTGCCTGGAGGGTTTGCCTGAAGTACTCAAATACGGACCTGCTACCAAGAAGGCTCGTTCAGAACCTCTTTCTTTATACGCATGTTTGGAGGCGTTTCTACGCGAAGAGCCTTTGGTACCTGACGAAATGTG gTTCTGTCCACAATGCAAAGAAAGAAGGCAGGCCAGCAAAAAGCTCGATTTGTGGAGGCTACCTGAAGTGTTGGTCATACATCTAAAGAGATTCTCATACAGCAGGTCCATGAAGCACAAGCTGGAAACATTCGTAAACTTTCCAATCCATGATTTGGATCTGACAAAGTATGTAGCCAACAAAAACCTCTCTCAACCACAGCTGTATGAGCTCTATGCTTTGACCAACCATTACGGTGGTATGGGCAGCGGACACTACACCGCATATATCAAG CTTTTGGAGGAGAATAGGTGGTATAATTTCGATGACAGTCATATATCACATATAAATGAGGATGATGTGAAGTCAGGTGCTGCTTATGTACTCTTCTACCGGAGAAAGTCTGATGATGCAGGTGGAAACATCAAACAATCTATAATTTAA
- the LOC108854834 gene encoding protein PLANT CADMIUM RESISTANCE 10: protein MKEKGHYVPPRYIPLKESEEADTAEEVTTTPSLEVAVSGDTRDGPKQWSSGICACFDDIQSCFIGLFCPCYVFGKNAELLGSGTFAGPCLTHCVSWALVNTICCFATNGVLLGLPGCFVSCYACGYRRSLRTKYNLQEAPCGDFVTHFFCHLCAICQEYREIRERSSGSNPPDIKMAITNAPLAQTMESAN from the exons ATGAAAGAGAAGGGACATTACGTGCCGCCGCGTTACATTCCGTTAAAAGAGTCTGAGGAAGCTGATACTGCAGAAGAAGTAACCACCACACCAAGTCTTGAAGTTGCTGTCTCTGGAGACACAAGAGATGGTCCGAAACAGTGGTCGTCTGGCATATGCGCTTGCTTCGACGACATACAGAGCT GTTTCATAGGTTTGTTCTGTCCATGTTACGTCTTTGGCAAAAACGCAGAGCTGTTGGGGTCTGGAACATTTGCAGGACCTTGCTTAACACACTGCGTTTCATGGGCGTTAGTCAACACCATTTGCTGCTTTGCAACCAATGGCGTGTTGCTCGGTCTACCTGGATGTTTTGTGTCGTGTTATGCTTGTGGATACCGGAGATCGTTAAGAACCAAGTATAACTTACAG GAGGCTCCATGTGGGGATTTTGTAACACACTTCTTCTGTCACTTATGTGCCATTTGCCAAGAATATAGAGAGATCCGAGAACGTAGCAGCGGCTCAAATCCTCCTGACATCAAGATGGCTATTACTAACGCCCCCTTAGCTCAAACCATGGAATCAGCTAACTGA
- the LOC108854833 gene encoding bZIP transcription factor 17 yields the protein MAESITEEPPPAPPSEFDSISIPPFDQSHHPTSDQTPIGELMSDLGFPIDPDFELTFDGMDDLYLPAEDETFLIPDNASSQEHFGDFTPPEESQGSGTSFPDDRCFSGDDERKLDQPTPLSSQGSDNCCSDVPEGVDQKIKVEEAAATTKRKKEDTSESDESRSSKYRRSGEQQSAVTVEEEGEEDERKRARLIRNRESAQLSRQRKKHYVEELEEKVRSMHSAITDLNGKISYFMAENAALRQQLGGCPPPPMGMYPPMAYPWMPCPPPYMVKQQGGQVPLIPIPRLKPQNTLGSSKGKSKKSEARTKKVASISFLGLLFCLFLFGALSPIVNVDYGGISGAFYGNYRSSYVTDQVVYNQHRNRVLDTSRRDSATESSVPPGNGSEPLAASLFVPRNDKLVKIDGNLIINSILASEKAVASRKASESNESSKADGVIPKERSLALPLPDVGMIEDMAKHLIRTKAEKQKALSSGSADTLNDSIKTKAANGEMQQWFREGVAGPMFSSGMCTEVFQFDVSSTSGAIIPASPATNVSSEHRKNATDTHRRKNRRTLRGLAIPLPGSDFNFTKEHQRNSSSKEIKPASSMVVSVLVDPREGGDGDIDGMIGGPKSLSRVFVVVLQDSAKYVTYSCALPRPGAPHLVTT from the exons ATGGCCGAATCAATCACGGAGGAGCCTCCACCCGCACCTCCTTCGGAATTCGATTCCATCTCGATCCCTCCGTTCGACCAATCACACCATCCCACCTCCGACCAAACTCCGATCGGCGAGCTAATGTCCGATCTAGGGTTCCCGATCGACCCCGATTTCGAGCTCACTTTCGACGGCATGGATGATCTCTACCTACCCGCCGAAGACGAGACCTTCCTCATCCCCGACAACGCGTCGAGCCAAGAGCATTTCGGAGATTTCACGCCGCCGGAGGAGTCCCAAGGCTCCGGAACATCGTTCCCCGACGATCGATGCTTCTCCGGCGACGACGAGCGTAAGCTAGATCAGCCGACTCCGTTGTCGTCTCAGGGATCGGATAACTGCTGCTCCGATGTGCCGGAAGGTGTGGATCAGAAGATTAAGGTGGAAGAAGCTGCTGCtacgacgaagaggaagaaagAGGATACGAGTGAGAGTGATGAATCGAGGAGCAGTAAGTACAGGAGATCAGGAGAACAACAAAGCGCCGTCACagttgaagaagaaggagaagaggacGAGAGGAAGAGAGCTAGACTGATCAGAAACCGCGAAAGCGCGCAGCTTTCGAGGCAGAGGAAGAAGCATTACGTGGAGGAGCTGGAAGAGAAGGTGAGGAGTATGCATTCCGCGATAACGGATTTGAACGGGAAGATATCTTATTTCATGGCTGAGAACGCCGCTTTGAGGCAGCAGTTAGGTGGCTGCCCACCGCCTCCTATGGGAATGTATCCTCCGATGGCTTATCCATGGATGCCTTGTCCTCCTCCTTATATGGTGAAGCAGCAAGGAGGACAAGTGCCTTTGATTCCCATTCCCAGGTTGAAACCACAGAACACACTTGGATCGTCAAAGGGGAAGAGTAAGAAGAGTGAAGCTAGGACCAAGAAGGTGGCTAGTATTAGCTTTCTTGGTCTTCTGTTTTGTCTGTTTTTGTTTGGTGCGTTGTCTCCGATCGTGAATGTTGATTATGGAGGGATTAGTGGTGCCTTTTATGGGAATTATAGGTCTAGTTATGTTACTGACCAGGTTGTTTATAACCAGCATAGGAATAGAGTTTTGGATACGTCTCGTAGAGATTCTGCAACAGAGAGCTCTGTACCTCCTGGAAATGGTAGTGAGCCTCTAGCTGCGTCGCTTTTTGTCCCGAGGAATGATAAGCTTGTGAAGATTGATGGGAATTTGATTATTAATTCTATACTGGCGAGTGAGAAAGCTGTGGCTTCTCGAAAGGCTTCTGAATCAAATGAGAGTAGTAAAGCTGACGGGGTGATTCCTAAAGAGCGTTCCCTTGCTTTGCCTTTACCTGACGTGGGAATGATCGAGGATATGGCTAAGCATCTCATTAGAACTAAGGCTGAAAAACAGAAAGCTTTATCTTCTGGATCTGCTGATACTCTGAATGACTCGATCAAGACAAAAGCAGCTAATGGTGAAATGCAGCAATGGTTTCGTGAAGGTGTTGCAG GGCCGATGTTTAGCTCCGGGATGTGCACTGAAGTGTTTCAGTTCGATGTCTCCTCAACCTCTGGAGCCATTATTCCTGCATCTCCGGCAACCAACGTCTCTTCTGAACACAGAAAGAACGCTACAGACACACACAGGCGAAAGAACAGGAGAACCCTTCGTGGTCTGGCCATTCCACTCCCAGGATCAGATTTTAACTTCACCAAAGAGCACCAAAGGAACAGCTCTAGCAAAGAAATCAAGCCGGCCTCGTCAATGGTTGTGTCAGTGCTTGTTGACCCCAGAGAAGGTGGTGATGGAGATATCGATGGGATGATTGGGGGACCAAAATCACTGTCCCGAGTTTTCGTTGTCGTGCTTCAGGACAGTGCAAAGTATGTAACATACTCTTGTGCCCTACCTCGACCAGGAGCTCCTCATCTTGTGACCACTTAA
- the LOC108853260 gene encoding probable protein S-acyltransferase 2: protein MAKKQSGHVHNAPSHDDMIMFSSQDPKPKRIYQLWPGNNTFCCGGRLVFGPDASSLLLTTAMIGAPALTFSIRMAFMIAKSSPLFHSLIMIGSLLLTILDFTFLFLTSSRDPGIIPRNKEAPEAEAEAIDILSNTKLPRTKDVLVNGYTVQIKFCETCLLYRPPRASHCSTCNNCVQRFDHHCPWVGQCIALRNYPYFICFISISTLLCLYVFVFSWVSMLEVHGEMLLVVIMDDTVFIVLIIYCFIVVWFVGGLTVFHLYLISTNQTTYEKFRYRYDKKENPYGKGLFKNLFEVFCSRISPPMINFRDWAQEEPDVEVGSIASELDRAFGPRGDRYDMEMEIGDRKNSKGGLRLKTLDNNIEETLKKKSLGEGTAKKTTPTFKIPGKSSVDVRSR, encoded by the exons ATGGCGAAGAAGCAAAGCGGTCATGTCCACAATGCTCCTTCCCACGACGACATGATCATGTTTTCTTCTCAGGATCCTAAACCCAAGAGGATATACCAGCTCTGGCCCGGTAACAAT ACATTTTGTTGCGGAGGGAGACTAGTCTTTGGTCCAGATGCATCTTCACTTCTTCTCACCACAGCTATGATTGGAGCTCCTGCCCTCACTTTCTCCATTCGAATGGCTTTCATGATCGCAAAGAGCTCTCCTCTGTTCCACTCTCTTATTATGATTGGTTCCCTTTTGCTCACTATCTTG GACTTCACATTCCTCTTCTTAACTTCATCAAGAGACCCTGGGATCATCCCAAGAAACAAAGAAGCACCTGAAGCAGAAGCAGAAGCTATTGACATTCTAAGTAACACAAAGTTACCTAGAACCAAGGATGTACTAGTGAATGGCTACACAGTCCAAATCAAATTCTGTGAGACTTGTTTGCTTTACCGTCCTCCTCGCGCTTCTCACTGCTCAACATGTAACAACTGTGTCCAAAGATTTGATCATCACTGTCCATGGGTGGGACAATGCATCGCTCTA AGAAACTATCCTTACTTCATATGTTTCATATCAATTTCAACACTCCTCTGCTTGTACGTATTTGTCTTCTCATGGGTTAGCATGCTTGAGGTACACGGCGAGATGTTGTTAGTGGTCATCATGGATGATACAGTATTTATTGTTCTCATCATATACTGCTTCATCGTTGTCTGGTTTGTCGGTGGGCTCACTGTCTTTCACCTCTATCTTATCTCCACCAATCAG ACAACTTATGAGAAATTCCGGTACCGTTATGACAAGAAAGAGAACCCTTACGGAAAGGGTCTATTCAAGAACCTGTTTGAGGTGTTCTGTTCAAGAATATCACCTCCTATGATTAACTTTAGAGACTGGGCTCAAGAGGAACCTGATGTGGAGGTTGGATCCATTGCATCTGAACTAGACAGAGCCTTTGGACCAAGGGGAGATAGATATGATATGGAAATGGAAATAGGCGATCGTAAGAATAGTAAAGGTGGCTTGCGTCTCAAGACACTGGACAACAATATTGAAGaaactttgaagaagaaaagtTTAGGTGAAGGAACGGCCAAGAAGACCACCCCTACGTTTAAAATCCCTGGAAAATCGAGCGTTGATGTGAGATCGAGATAG
- the LOC108855567 gene encoding chaperone protein dnaJ 72 isoform X2, whose amino-acid sequence MVDHYRVLGVNRNATKQEVKEAFRRLAVKYHPDKHAQSPDHVRLNATVRFKLVSEAYEVLNDDRKRASYNAVGDSDRFRRRTDGGGSYSNPYGTRGSGYGYGYGYSARNSRQASSFSSGFESTFRYLTTHAFLLNLALAGGILFAFTAIDSSGETLWKMRNSGFAYVFSFLSEIIRRSDGFT is encoded by the exons ATGGTGGATCACTACCGAGTCCTCGGCGTTAACAGAAACGCGACCAAGCAAGAGGTCAAAGAAGCGTTCCGGAGATTAGCGGTGAAGTACCACCCGGACAAGCACGCGCAGTCTCCCGACCACGTTCGGTTAAACGCCACCGTGCGGTTTAAGCTCGTGTCGGAAGCGTACGAGGTGTTGAACGACGATCGGAAACGCGCGTCTTATAACGCTGTCGGCGATTCCGATCGCTTTCGTCGCCGTACCGACGGCGGTGGTTCGTATAGCAATCCGTACGGAACCCGCGGTTCTGGTTATGGTTACGGTTACGGTTACTCTGCGAGGAACAGTCGTCAAGCTTCTAGTTTCAGTAGCGGGTTTGAGTCGACGTTTCGTTACTTGACTACACACGCGTTTCTACTTAACCTCGCGTTAGCTGG tggTATACTCTTTGCCTTTACTGCGATTGATTCAAGCGGAGAAACGTTATGGAAAATGCGCAACTCAGGG TTTGCatatgttttttcctttttgtcaGAAATCATTCGAAGAAGCGATGGATTCACTTGA
- the LOC108855567 gene encoding chaperone protein dnaJ 72 isoform X1, whose translation MVDHYRVLGVNRNATKQEVKEAFRRLAVKYHPDKHAQSPDHVRLNATVRFKLVSEAYEVLNDDRKRASYNAVGDSDRFRRRTDGGGSYSNPYGTRGSGYGYGYGYSARNSRQASSFSSGFESTFRYLTTHAFLLNLALAGGILFAFTAIDSSGETLWKMRNSGKSFEEAMDSLEKTKAHKDEG comes from the exons ATGGTGGATCACTACCGAGTCCTCGGCGTTAACAGAAACGCGACCAAGCAAGAGGTCAAAGAAGCGTTCCGGAGATTAGCGGTGAAGTACCACCCGGACAAGCACGCGCAGTCTCCCGACCACGTTCGGTTAAACGCCACCGTGCGGTTTAAGCTCGTGTCGGAAGCGTACGAGGTGTTGAACGACGATCGGAAACGCGCGTCTTATAACGCTGTCGGCGATTCCGATCGCTTTCGTCGCCGTACCGACGGCGGTGGTTCGTATAGCAATCCGTACGGAACCCGCGGTTCTGGTTATGGTTACGGTTACGGTTACTCTGCGAGGAACAGTCGTCAAGCTTCTAGTTTCAGTAGCGGGTTTGAGTCGACGTTTCGTTACTTGACTACACACGCGTTTCTACTTAACCTCGCGTTAGCTGG tggTATACTCTTTGCCTTTACTGCGATTGATTCAAGCGGAGAAACGTTATGGAAAATGCGCAACTCAGGG AAATCATTCGAAGAAGCGATGGATTCACTTGAGAAGACAAAGGCACATAAGGATGAAGGGTGA
- the LOC108855567 gene encoding chaperone protein dnaJ 72 isoform X3: MVDHYRVLGVNRNATKQEVKEAFRRLAVKYHPDKHAQSPDHVRLNATVRFKLVSEAYEVLNDDRKRASYNAVGDSDRFRRRTDGGGSYSNPYGTRGSGYGYGYGYSARNSRQASSFSSGFESTFRYLTTHAFLLNLALAGYWYTLCLYCD; encoded by the exons ATGGTGGATCACTACCGAGTCCTCGGCGTTAACAGAAACGCGACCAAGCAAGAGGTCAAAGAAGCGTTCCGGAGATTAGCGGTGAAGTACCACCCGGACAAGCACGCGCAGTCTCCCGACCACGTTCGGTTAAACGCCACCGTGCGGTTTAAGCTCGTGTCGGAAGCGTACGAGGTGTTGAACGACGATCGGAAACGCGCGTCTTATAACGCTGTCGGCGATTCCGATCGCTTTCGTCGCCGTACCGACGGCGGTGGTTCGTATAGCAATCCGTACGGAACCCGCGGTTCTGGTTATGGTTACGGTTACGGTTACTCTGCGAGGAACAGTCGTCAAGCTTCTAGTTTCAGTAGCGGGTTTGAGTCGACGTTTCGTTACTTGACTACACACGCGTTTCTACTTAACCTCGCGTTAGCTGGGTAT tggTATACTCTTTGCCTTTACTGCGATTGA
- the LOC108855566 gene encoding calmodulin-binding protein 25 — translation MVTSEGLALESLEPWLLHRQGFNVDSWLLHDAFSHDSDVLAKALHNTVSPPTPHTQTLSPSSVFFHSPHPSSTHTLSSNISGGSNQEVVGGGGTKRKRDCILTGSSEGKATKQRRSRASKKPQTTFITTDPSNFRQMVQQVTGAKYTNDDTSSMPFKPEPHRLVDTRLSSVRSTTAVPTLDTSAFLSDHHHENLLAGSTFSGSDDASLGLLSEKANAKSGGSEAEFDPYPTFPTLESWKVM, via the coding sequence ATGGTGACTTCGGAGGGGCTAGCATTAGAAAGCCTCGAACCTTGGTTGTTGCATCGTCAAGGATTCAACGTGGATTCTTGGTTGCTTCACGATGCCTTCTCTCACGATAGCGATGTGCTCGCCAAAGCTCTCCATAACACCGTCTCACCACCAACACCACATACTCAAACTCTCTCTCCCTCCTCTGTTTTCTTCCATTCCCCTCACCCTTCCTCAACTCACACCCTTTCCTCTAACATCTCCGGTGGATCCAATCAAGAAGTCGTCGGCGGCGGAGGAACTAAAAGGAAGCGTGACTGCATCCTCACCGGCTCATCAGAAGGTAAAGCCACGAAGCAGCGCCGCTCTCGCGCTTCCAAGAAACCTCAGACCACGTTCATAACCACGGATCCGTCCAACTTCCGCCAGATGGTTCAGCAAGTGACCGGCGCCAAGTACACCAACGACGATACTTCCTCGATGCCTTTCAAGCCGGAGCCGCATAGACTCGTTGACACGAGACTTTCTAGCGTGAGATCCACCACGGCGGTTCCAACGCTAGATACATCAGCATTTTTATCTGACCATCACCATGAGAATCTCCTTGCCGGAAGTACCTTTTCCGGTAGCGACGACGCCTCCCTAGGATTACTGTCGGAGAAAGCTAATGCAAAGAGTGGTGGTTCAGAAGCGGAGTTTGATCCTTACCCAACGTTTCCAACGCTCGAGTCGTGGAAAGTTATGTGA